CGCCGATGGCGATGGTGCCGCTGTCGGCCTTGTCGATGCCGGCAATGAGGTTGAGAAGCGTGCTCTTTCCCGACCCCGACGGCCCCATGAGGGCCAGAAACTCCCCCGGTGCGATGTCGAAAGAGATATCCTGGAGCACCGGGACGGTCTGGGCCCCCCGGCGGTACGATTTGGAGAGGTTGCGCACGGCAACGATGGAAGGGGTGTCTTCAGCCATCTACTTCTCCGCCGTCTTGATCTTCGCCCCGTCCTTGAGCTTGTCGAGGGGCTTGAGGGCGATCCTGTCGCCGGGCTTTGCACCGGATGTTATCTCCAGCATGTCGCCGAACTTTGCCCCGACGGTGACGGGGGTTTCAGCAACCCGATCACCCTTCACGAGAAATAACGCCTTCCGCCCTTCCCGCTCCACCACTGCGGCAGGGTTCACGGCCGTCCTGGGCTTCTCCTCCCCTGGCGCCACCGGGCGCTGGAGAAAAGCCACCTTGGCGCTCATCTCCGGCAGGACTCGCGGGTCGAGCTTCTCGAAGCGGACCTTCACGAGCACCGTCGCCTTGGAGCGGTCCGCCGTGGGAACCACCATGTGAACCCTCCCCCGGAAACGGGCTTCGGGAAGGGCATCGAGCTGTATCTCGCAGGGTTGCCCCACCCGCACCGTCTCCAGGTTCGATTCGGAGACATCGGCCTCCACCAGGAGCGAGGCAAGGTCGGCAATGGTAACCACGGCGGCCTTGGCATTGGCGGAGGCCCCAACAGGAGTGACGATGTCGCCGATGTCGGCGTTCTTGGTGAGGACTACGGCATCGAAGGGCGCCCGGATGAATGAGTATTCCAGATTCACCTCCGCCCCTCTCAGGGCAGCTTCCGATGCGGCAATCGAGGACTTTGCCCCGGACACTGCCGCCCTTGCGCGGAGATAGCGGGCTTCGGCGGCATCGTAGTCGGCCCTGGCGACAATCCCTTCCTTCAGGAGCTTTTTCTGCCGCTCGAAGGAAAGGGTCGCATCGGTTAGCTCAGCCCGGGCCTCTTCGAGGCTCGCCCGGGAGGTTTTAAGAGTGGCGGCAGCCTGGTCCCGGCTGGCGGCTGCATCCTGATTTTCCAGACGGGCAAGGATTTCTCCCTGCTTCACGCGGCTCCCCTCCTCCACCCCCAGCCATTCGAGGCGTCCGGTGATCTTGGCCGCCACTGCGGCCTTTCGCTGGGCAACCACATAACCGCTGGCGTTAAGGAGCGTGTAGGCCTGTGAAGGATAGACCTGGGTCACGGTTCCCGTTTCCACCGTAACCGCCGGGGAAAGAACGCCGCTCACAAAGAGGGCAACAAGCAATGCCGCCACACAGGCCGCCGTAATCCAGAAACGCTTTCCGCGCCGTACGCCGGAACGGACTGGAGTGCCCTTGTCGATCTTGAGTTTGCCCAGGTCTTCGTTCGCCATTGGAGGGTCTCCGGGATTAGATTGATGTATGATCGCAGGCCGCATCGGCGGCCGGTGAGAGCATAGCATTAGTGGCGCACCGTGGGAAGGGGTGAAGATACAACAAAAAAACCGGAGGGGATTGCTCCCGTCCGGCTTTCATTGGCGGTCAGCTCACATCGGGGCCAAACCTACCCCTTGAGCTTCTTTATCATCTCCCCCATGAATGCAGGAATGTCCGACGGTTCGCGGGAGGTTATCAGATTGCCATCGACGACAACCTCGCTGTCTTCGTAAAGGGCGCCGGCCTGACGCATTTCGTCGGCGACGGATTTGTAGCAGGTGGCCCGTTTCCCGGTCAGGAGCCCGGCGCTGATGAGAACCTGCGGACCGTGGCAGATGGCGGCAACGGGCTTGTTGTGGGCAAAGAAGCTGCGGCATATCTCAAGGGCGGTGGACTCTTGACGAATGGCCGCCGGAGCCTTGCCTCCGGGCAATACAAGGATGGCATATTTTTCCGGATCAACCTCAGCAAGGATCTTGTCGGCCTGCACCTCGTAACCGTGCTTTCCGGTAATCGTCCCGCGGTTGATGGATGCAATATCCACCGGTATTCCCTCTTCGAGAAGGCGGTAATAGGGGACGAGAAGTTCGGAATCCTCAAACTGATCAGCGCTTATTATGAGTGCCCTCATGGTTTTTCCTCCCTGAAAAACGGCGTAGGGGCAATTCGTAAATTGCCCCTACAGTGTCGTGCAAACAGTTCCGGATTACTTCAACCGTGTCTCTGCCGCCTTCCAGTCGATGTTCTTGAAGAAGGCCTCGATGTAGTCGGCCCGCTTGAGCCCGTAATCGAGCATGAAGGCATGCTCGAACACATCCATGATCAGGATCGGCGTGCAGCCGGCCGGATGGGCCACGTCATGCTCATTAATCCAGAAATTCATCAGCTTGCCGCTGGCCGAGTCCTGGTAGAGAACGGCCCAGCCGATGCCGCGCATGGCGCCGGTGGCCCTGAAATCCTTCTCCCAAGCCTCTACGCTCCCGAAATCGGCGGCAATCTTTGCAGCCAGCTTGCCGGTCTGGTCGATTCCCCCCTTGCCCCCAAGGTTCTCGAAGTAGTATTCGTGGAGCCTCATGCCGTTGAACTCCCAGCCGAGGCGGCGCTTGAGCTCCGCATACTCGGGGGCCGCGGTGTTGCCCGCCTTCAGCATACCGTCGAGGATGTCCAGCACCTTGTTGGTATTGGTTACATAACCCTGGTACAGGGTGAAATGGTTTTTCAGGAGCGCCTCGCTGAACCCCTCCATGCCGAGCAGTTTCGCGTAATCCTTTGCTTCATAGGCCATGACTCTTCCTCCTTATGTTTTATGGAATGTTCGGTGATCCGAAATACGAATCAACCTTACCATGAACATAAAAAAGGTCAACAGAAAAAGACAAAAATTATCTTTTTTATCTTCTATCGTTCTTCAATCTCTGAGGCAACGATTTCCACATCGGGACGCTCCTCGGCAATCCACTCCTCAACCCGCTCCAGTAGGTTCCTGCCGCCGGATCTGGTCTGGTGGATAAGCGCAAAGGCCAGAACCGTCTCGCCGGGAACGTCCTGGAGATCAGCCTCGATGGCAGAGACATTGAAGCGCTGCCGCACCCGGGCGAGGATGCTCTTCACAATCCCACGCTTCCCCTTGAGGGAAGTGCTCTGGAGGTGCATATGGACGTAGAGGGAGTGAACGAACATGGTACTCGCTCCGTAACGCGCGGTTTTAAATCCGAAAAGCATTTCACCACGGAGACACAGAGAGCACGGAGAAATCAAAAAAATCACTATGTTCTCAGTATGCTCCGCATCTCAGTGGTTGCCTTGCCGTTTTTGCTTAGAACTCGGCATGGCGGGGTGTGCGGGGGAACGGTATCACGTCCCGGATGTTCTCCATGCCGGTGAGGTACATGATGAGCCGCTCGAAGCCGAGGCCGAAGCCGGCGTGGGGGGTGGAGCCCCAGCGGCGGGTGTCCAGGTACCACCAGAGGCCCTCGGGGTTGACCCCCACCTCGGCCATGCGCCGTTCCAGTACCGGTAGCCGCTCTTCACGCTGGCTCCCGCCGATGATCTCCCCCACCTTGGGGACCAGGAGGTCCATGGCGGCCACGGTTTTGTCGTCATCGTTCACCCGCATGTAGAAGGCCTTGATATGCTTGGGGTAGTTAATGACAAAAACCGGCCCCACCACC
The nucleotide sequence above comes from Geobacter benzoatilyticus. Encoded proteins:
- a CDS encoding efflux RND transporter periplasmic adaptor subunit — its product is MANEDLGKLKIDKGTPVRSGVRRGKRFWITAACVAALLVALFVSGVLSPAVTVETGTVTQVYPSQAYTLLNASGYVVAQRKAAVAAKITGRLEWLGVEEGSRVKQGEILARLENQDAAASRDQAAATLKTSRASLEEARAELTDATLSFERQKKLLKEGIVARADYDAAEARYLRARAAVSGAKSSIAASEAALRGAEVNLEYSFIRAPFDAVVLTKNADIGDIVTPVGASANAKAAVVTIADLASLLVEADVSESNLETVRVGQPCEIQLDALPEARFRGRVHMVVPTADRSKATVLVKVRFEKLDPRVLPEMSAKVAFLQRPVAPGEEKPRTAVNPAAVVEREGRKALFLVKGDRVAETPVTVGAKFGDMLEITSGAKPGDRIALKPLDKLKDGAKIKTAEK
- a CDS encoding type 1 glutamine amidotransferase domain-containing protein — protein: MRALIISADQFEDSELLVPYYRLLEEGIPVDIASINRGTITGKHGYEVQADKILAEVDPEKYAILVLPGGKAPAAIRQESTALEICRSFFAHNKPVAAICHGPQVLISAGLLTGKRATCYKSVADEMRQAGALYEDSEVVVDGNLITSREPSDIPAFMGEMIKKLKG
- a CDS encoding superoxide dismutase — its product is MAYEAKDYAKLLGMEGFSEALLKNHFTLYQGYVTNTNKVLDILDGMLKAGNTAAPEYAELKRRLGWEFNGMRLHEYYFENLGGKGGIDQTGKLAAKIAADFGSVEAWEKDFRATGAMRGIGWAVLYQDSASGKLMNFWINEHDVAHPAGCTPILIMDVFEHAFMLDYGLKRADYIEAFFKNIDWKAAETRLK
- a CDS encoding DUF503 domain-containing protein, encoding MFVHSLYVHMHLQSTSLKGKRGIVKSILARVRQRFNVSAIEADLQDVPGETVLAFALIHQTRSGGRNLLERVEEWIAEERPDVEIVASEIEER